A stretch of the Candidatus Baltobacteraceae bacterium genome encodes the following:
- a CDS encoding amidohydrolase family protein has translation MVRCARALIGGEVRRDYAFVVDDGTITFAGDYSIVRENAGDRPVRAFPQDRLVVPGFVNGHSHGYQILLRGWADDRTFARWRSDALYRVVPRLTPEDVYWTFVAAFSEMLAAGITTVAEFFYLNGGGNAHAEAAIAAAQETGIRLVLARTWMDAPYAPPQFRESIDLAQSRTLELMEKYPWANVCVAPHSLHAASPEMIRAAANFARSYDCMMHVHVAEAVYEGEQTSERFGTTPVGLLDRLDALDRRTIAVHAIYVTEDEKRLLADRGARVIHNPMTNQYLGDGICDASGLQALGVPMGLGTDADVKPSLIDEMRAATLLQKIARTDGSAFGARAAFDLGTAQGALALGLQTGDLVSGNAADYVVLDASAIDPWTPEVNGVVYRGEDAWVQASFVGGTRVYTGEPAPAARLAREKLKEISDRVIP, from the coding sequence ATCACCTTTGCCGGGGACTACTCGATCGTTCGGGAAAACGCGGGCGATCGTCCGGTACGCGCCTTTCCGCAAGACCGACTCGTCGTCCCCGGTTTCGTGAACGGTCATAGCCACGGGTATCAGATTTTGCTCCGCGGATGGGCCGACGATCGGACGTTCGCACGCTGGCGCAGCGACGCGCTCTATCGCGTGGTTCCGCGGCTGACGCCCGAGGACGTGTATTGGACGTTCGTCGCCGCGTTCTCCGAAATGCTGGCGGCCGGCATAACCACGGTTGCCGAATTCTTCTATCTCAACGGCGGCGGCAACGCTCACGCCGAGGCGGCGATCGCGGCCGCGCAGGAAACCGGAATTCGCCTGGTCCTCGCGCGCACGTGGATGGACGCTCCGTACGCACCGCCGCAGTTTCGGGAGAGCATCGATCTGGCCCAATCGCGCACGCTCGAGTTGATGGAGAAGTATCCGTGGGCCAACGTCTGCGTGGCGCCGCATTCCCTGCACGCGGCCTCACCCGAGATGATTCGCGCGGCAGCGAATTTTGCGCGCTCCTACGACTGCATGATGCACGTTCACGTCGCCGAGGCGGTGTATGAGGGCGAACAAACCTCGGAACGCTTCGGCACGACACCGGTCGGCCTTCTCGACCGGCTCGACGCACTCGACCGGCGCACGATCGCCGTGCATGCGATCTACGTTACCGAGGACGAGAAGCGTTTGCTGGCTGACCGCGGCGCGCGCGTGATTCACAATCCGATGACCAACCAGTATTTGGGTGACGGCATCTGCGACGCGAGCGGACTGCAGGCGCTCGGCGTGCCGATGGGATTGGGCACCGACGCCGACGTGAAGCCGTCGCTGATCGACGAAATGCGCGCGGCCACGCTCCTGCAAAAGATCGCACGAACCGACGGGAGCGCGTTCGGTGCGCGCGCGGCCTTCGATCTCGGAACGGCTCAGGGCGCGCTCGCGCTGGGATTGCAGACCGGCGATCTCGTCTCCGGCAACGCTGCCGACTACGTCGTGCTCGACGCGAGTGCGATCGATCCGTGGACGCCGGAGGTAAATGGGGTAGTCTACCGGGGAGAAGATGCGTGGGTGCAAGCAAGCTTTGTCGGCGGCACGCGCGTCTACACGGGCGAGCCCGCCCCGGCGGCTCGGCTGGCGCGCGAAAAACTCAAGGAGATAAGCGACCGTGTCATTCCATAA
- a CDS encoding STAS domain-containing protein, whose protein sequence is MHPPTLVYRPDTLDSVRSTMLAAFADGAHRVVLDLDTLTRLDTEGVRGLITLLRRSREVGGELALKVTRPELLRSLQVMALDRLFPMVRDIAA, encoded by the coding sequence ATGCATCCGCCAACGCTCGTCTACCGGCCCGATACGCTCGACTCCGTGCGCAGCACGATGCTTGCTGCCTTTGCGGACGGCGCGCACCGGGTCGTGCTCGATCTCGACACGCTCACCCGCCTCGATACCGAGGGCGTACGCGGCCTGATCACGCTGCTGCGCCGCTCGCGCGAAGTCGGCGGCGAGCTCGCCCTCAAGGTCACGCGGCCCGAGTTGCTGCGCTCCCTTCAGGTGATGGCGCTCGATCGGCTGTTCCCGATGGTGAGGGATATCGCGGCATGA
- a CDS encoding TetR/AcrR family transcriptional regulator, whose amino-acid sequence MMIEAQKHAAADKAAPEDTRERIILAAREVIKRKGKRGATTREIADVAGVNEATLFRHFGNKDALIIAVAKHSCPDTKLREVIATLQGPVEADLLVIARSINEHMESMIDMIRWSLVETDYENSIFARETWRPQTAVRAAVIEYMAAQTASGALNGNPADLAAFFLGIVFARVISREKFPDSRLSSDPDYALSFIVDVFLNGVRSK is encoded by the coding sequence ATGATGATAGAAGCACAGAAGCACGCAGCTGCCGATAAAGCCGCACCAGAAGATACGCGCGAACGTATCATCCTTGCCGCGCGCGAGGTCATCAAGCGCAAGGGCAAGCGTGGAGCGACGACGCGTGAGATCGCCGACGTCGCGGGCGTCAACGAAGCCACGCTCTTTCGCCACTTCGGCAACAAGGACGCGCTGATCATCGCGGTCGCCAAGCACTCGTGCCCCGACACCAAACTACGCGAGGTCATCGCCACCCTGCAGGGCCCGGTCGAAGCGGACTTGCTGGTCATCGCGAGATCGATCAACGAGCACATGGAGTCGATGATCGACATGATCCGTTGGTCGCTGGTCGAGACCGACTACGAAAACAGCATCTTTGCCCGCGAGACCTGGCGCCCCCAGACGGCCGTGCGCGCGGCTGTCATCGAGTACATGGCCGCCCAGACGGCCTCCGGTGCCCTCAACGGCAACCCTGCGGACCTGGCGGCGTTTTTCCTAGGTATAGTCTTCGCGCGGGTCATCTCGCGCGAGAAGTTCCCCGACAGCCGGCTCTCCTCGGATCCCGACTACGCACTTTCATTCATCGTCGACGTCTTCCTCAACGGCGTAAGGAGCAAATAA
- a CDS encoding HlyD family secretion protein: MDTREAQQGSAGQAHNGRSENATELNGRTGPRKRVIFGVLGAIVVILLLIWGVKWFLYARVHEGTDDARVDADPVAVTSKINERIDKILVDTNDPVHKGQLLVVLDNAVEQDQVRNARAQYDLAVANQRTNVQQGRGGVTQALAQTQSDAANVPVAQAGVAQAEASLRAADAQVPAAQAAYQRALADFRRTQSLVSTGDVARSQLDADRATYRAAAAQLQSARDNVTSADANLNAAEQKVDAAQASVAAAQGGVTTAQGKLAQSSDPSQVEAAAAQLAIAKKNLAYTHIYSPIEGYVGEKSAEVGQTVSAGLTIMTLIPSGPGQIYITANYKETQMGNMHVGQPADINVDAYPGHTFHGHVMSINPASQNTYALVPAQNATGNFVKVTQRIPVRISIDDPNPSLPLRPGMSVETYVKVH, encoded by the coding sequence ATGGACACGCGCGAGGCACAGCAAGGCAGTGCCGGCCAAGCCCACAACGGGCGGAGCGAAAACGCGACCGAACTGAACGGGCGCACCGGTCCGCGCAAGCGGGTGATCTTCGGGGTCCTCGGAGCGATCGTCGTCATCCTCCTCCTGATATGGGGGGTGAAGTGGTTCCTGTACGCACGCGTGCACGAAGGCACCGACGACGCGCGGGTCGACGCCGATCCGGTGGCGGTGACCAGCAAAATCAACGAGCGCATCGACAAGATTCTGGTCGATACGAATGACCCGGTCCACAAGGGCCAGCTTCTGGTCGTACTCGATAATGCGGTCGAGCAGGATCAAGTCCGCAACGCGCGTGCCCAATACGATCTCGCCGTCGCCAACCAGCGCACCAACGTGCAGCAGGGACGGGGCGGCGTCACGCAAGCGCTGGCCCAGACGCAAAGCGATGCGGCTAATGTGCCGGTGGCGCAGGCGGGCGTCGCGCAGGCCGAGGCATCGTTGCGTGCTGCCGACGCGCAAGTGCCCGCGGCGCAGGCTGCGTATCAGCGCGCGCTCGCGGATTTTCGCCGCACGCAGTCGCTCGTTTCGACCGGCGACGTCGCTCGCTCGCAGCTCGATGCCGATCGCGCAACCTATCGCGCGGCCGCTGCGCAGCTTCAAAGCGCCCGCGACAACGTGACCTCGGCCGATGCCAACCTCAACGCCGCCGAGCAAAAAGTCGACGCCGCGCAAGCCTCCGTTGCGGCGGCGCAAGGCGGCGTCACGACGGCGCAAGGCAAACTCGCCCAGTCCTCGGACCCGAGCCAAGTCGAAGCGGCCGCCGCGCAGCTTGCGATCGCCAAGAAGAATCTGGCGTATACGCACATCTATTCGCCGATCGAGGGGTACGTCGGCGAGAAGAGCGCAGAAGTCGGGCAGACCGTTTCGGCCGGATTGACGATCATGACGTTGATTCCGAGCGGTCCGGGCCAGATCTACATCACGGCTAATTACAAAGAAACCCAGATGGGGAACATGCACGTGGGACAGCCGGCCGACATCAACGTCGACGCGTACCCCGGCCATACGTTCCACGGGCACGTCATGTCGATCAATCCGGCTTCGCAGAATACCTACGCGCTGGTACCCGCACAAAACGCGACCGGCAACTTCGTGAAGGTCACGCAACGAATCCCCGTCCGTATCTCGATCGACGACCCCAATCCCAGTCTCCCTCTGCGGCCGGGTATGAGCGTCGAAACCTACGTAAAAGTTCACTAA
- a CDS encoding DHA2 family efflux MFS transporter permease subunit gives MSAAVIAATLLEIIDTTIVNVALPNIQGNFGVPVDQGAWIVTGYIIANVVVIPITPWLAARFGRRQYFFASIVIFTIASLMCGLAPSFGSLVFWRIVQGLGGGGLISTSQAILRDTYTLSEQGKAQGIFAMGVIVGPALGPVLGGWITDNLTWRWAFFINLPVGIAAATLIWNFLRNPIKPQAKKLDWVGLALLAIGLGSMQYVLDQGQQYDWFSDTNIRLFTALATAGIGGFVWWTLRSGIPVVDLHVLRLRQVAAGSILGAVLGISLYGSILVLPQYLQNSLGFTATLSGLTVFVRALAVMTFTPITAMLATRGIIDVRLSTAIGFVLLGVSNWLLAGVTTPNSEFGSFILCLVISGIGLSQIFVPLSIAVLGGVPDREVPSTSAFFNLSRQVGGSIATAILVTLLVRGITVHQTELAATVNLHSAPTAIYLQQNGGEHSTSALNNLDGLVQAQAAVLSYADTSRWTAIITIALAPLVLLLNKPRLQGAVAVE, from the coding sequence GTGAGCGCCGCGGTCATTGCGGCCACGCTCCTCGAAATCATCGACACGACGATCGTCAACGTGGCGCTTCCGAACATTCAAGGCAACTTCGGCGTGCCCGTCGATCAAGGCGCGTGGATCGTGACCGGGTACATCATCGCCAACGTGGTCGTGATTCCGATTACGCCCTGGCTCGCGGCTCGCTTCGGACGCCGGCAATACTTCTTCGCGTCGATCGTGATATTCACGATCGCCTCGCTGATGTGCGGGCTTGCGCCGAGCTTCGGCTCGCTGGTGTTCTGGCGCATCGTCCAAGGGCTGGGGGGCGGCGGTCTCATTTCCACCTCGCAGGCGATTCTGCGCGACACGTACACGCTCTCGGAGCAGGGTAAAGCGCAAGGCATCTTCGCGATGGGCGTCATCGTCGGTCCGGCGCTCGGGCCGGTCCTGGGCGGATGGATCACCGATAATCTCACCTGGCGCTGGGCGTTTTTCATCAACTTGCCCGTCGGGATCGCTGCGGCCACCCTGATTTGGAACTTCTTGCGCAATCCGATCAAACCGCAAGCGAAGAAACTCGATTGGGTCGGCTTGGCGCTGCTCGCGATCGGCCTTGGATCGATGCAATACGTGCTCGACCAAGGGCAGCAGTACGACTGGTTCAGCGATACGAACATCCGGCTCTTCACCGCACTTGCGACCGCGGGAATCGGCGGATTCGTGTGGTGGACGCTGCGTTCGGGCATTCCGGTCGTCGATTTGCACGTGTTGCGGCTGCGTCAAGTCGCGGCCGGGAGCATCCTGGGTGCAGTACTTGGCATCAGCCTCTACGGCTCGATTCTCGTCTTACCGCAATATCTGCAGAACTCGCTCGGCTTCACCGCGACGCTCTCGGGGTTGACGGTCTTCGTGCGGGCGCTCGCCGTCATGACGTTCACGCCGATCACGGCGATGCTCGCGACCCGAGGCATAATCGACGTGCGGCTCTCGACCGCGATCGGCTTCGTCTTGCTCGGCGTCTCGAACTGGCTTCTCGCCGGGGTTACCACGCCAAACTCGGAATTCGGGAGTTTCATTCTCTGCCTGGTCATAAGCGGCATCGGCCTCTCGCAGATCTTCGTGCCGCTCTCGATTGCCGTGCTCGGCGGCGTGCCGGACCGGGAAGTGCCCTCGACCTCGGCATTTTTCAATCTCTCGCGTCAAGTCGGCGGCAGCATCGCGACCGCGATCCTGGTCACGCTCTTGGTGCGCGGAATAACGGTCCACCAAACGGAGCTCGCGGCGACCGTCAACCTCCACAGCGCGCCGACCGCGATCTATCTTCAGCAGAACGGCGGCGAGCATTCGACGTCGGCACTGAATAATCTCGACGGATTGGTGCAAGCGCAGGCGGCGGTGCTCTCATATGCCGATACCTCGCGCTGGACCGCGATTATTACGATCGCGCTCGCGCCGCTGGTCCTGCTACTCAACAAGCCGCGCCTACAAGGTGCAGTCGCGGTCGAATAG
- a CDS encoding TolC family protein, whose translation MNVRILSSLALGAMIAATPLAAASAKPRLPAAASIPTPVPTPITPPVPTVAPGYKAPDIPPTSANIVGVTQQPFVGISLEDAIGMALLKNPDLSVAAANTHVASYQVREAKGAYDVHFFVQPSVKHDTTAAENAFFSGGTDFQPIVQNYQTAQAGVQGQSPIGTQYNINLSQTKVNDNTFIDAFNPFYLASLNVSITQPLLKGLAMNDTKRQLELSVVNADATQASTLASVSTTISSVEDAYWDLLAAWRNVAIQEDALRQSVLQQQSNVRQAKQGAAAPIDAVESSTQVAIYQENVFTALQTVSQLQNQLKSMIVTDPGDPIWRANLVPTSPALQLPPPPTLQSLLDTAMKNRPEVRQAFDAQRQANVNLAYAKNQMLPQADLQLTYNGNGFAGNALPPLGGVFGTATPPPYYGGTFPQAYGNIGRFPTYSAGIQISYPIGNNTAKGALAVANEQERIAKIQSMSTAERIQYEVRNAVQNYQAALAQLFAARQARETAEQVLASEIRKYRNGESTTFLVDQRQITFVQNEGLELQAQTSLNKAVVELQRVDGSILSRNGVSLNTLGTGAITP comes from the coding sequence GTGAACGTACGTATTCTTTCCTCTCTTGCGCTCGGTGCGATGATCGCTGCGACGCCGCTCGCAGCCGCGTCGGCCAAACCGAGGCTGCCGGCGGCCGCGAGCATTCCGACGCCGGTTCCGACGCCGATCACGCCGCCGGTGCCGACGGTTGCGCCGGGTTACAAGGCGCCGGACATCCCGCCGACCTCGGCCAATATCGTCGGCGTCACTCAGCAGCCCTTCGTGGGGATCTCACTCGAAGACGCGATCGGCATGGCGCTGCTCAAGAACCCCGATCTTTCGGTTGCGGCCGCAAATACGCACGTCGCGAGTTATCAAGTGCGCGAAGCCAAGGGCGCGTACGACGTCCACTTCTTCGTCCAGCCCTCGGTCAAGCACGATACGACGGCGGCCGAGAACGCATTTTTCTCGGGCGGCACCGACTTTCAGCCGATCGTGCAAAATTATCAAACGGCGCAAGCCGGCGTGCAAGGGCAGTCGCCGATCGGAACGCAGTACAACATCAACCTTTCGCAGACCAAAGTGAACGACAACACGTTTATCGATGCGTTCAATCCGTTTTACCTGGCCTCGCTCAACGTCTCGATCACTCAGCCGTTGCTCAAGGGCCTGGCGATGAACGACACCAAACGCCAGCTCGAACTCTCGGTCGTCAACGCGGACGCGACGCAGGCTTCCACGCTCGCCTCGGTTTCGACGACGATCTCGAGCGTCGAGGACGCGTATTGGGATTTGCTGGCAGCTTGGCGCAACGTGGCGATTCAGGAAGACGCACTACGCCAGAGCGTGCTGCAACAGCAGAGCAACGTCCGTCAGGCCAAGCAAGGTGCGGCCGCTCCAATCGACGCGGTGGAGTCCTCGACTCAAGTCGCGATCTATCAGGAGAACGTCTTTACCGCGCTGCAGACCGTCTCGCAACTGCAAAATCAGCTCAAGAGCATGATCGTCACCGACCCGGGCGATCCGATCTGGCGCGCAAATCTGGTCCCCACTTCACCCGCCTTGCAGCTTCCGCCGCCGCCGACGCTTCAATCGCTCCTCGATACGGCGATGAAGAACCGGCCCGAGGTCCGCCAGGCGTTCGACGCGCAACGGCAAGCCAACGTCAACCTCGCGTACGCGAAGAATCAGATGTTGCCGCAGGCCGATCTCCAGTTGACCTACAACGGCAACGGCTTCGCGGGGAACGCGCTGCCGCCGCTCGGCGGTGTTTTCGGCACGGCGACCCCGCCGCCGTACTACGGCGGTACGTTCCCGCAAGCGTACGGCAACATTGGCCGCTTCCCGACATACAGCGCCGGGATCCAGATCTCATACCCGATCGGGAACAACACCGCGAAGGGCGCGCTCGCGGTCGCGAACGAACAGGAACGCATCGCGAAGATCCAATCGATGAGCACGGCCGAGCGCATCCAATACGAAGTGCGCAACGCCGTCCAAAACTACCAGGCCGCGCTCGCCCAGCTCTTTGCGGCGCGGCAAGCGCGGGAAACGGCCGAACAAGTGCTGGCGAGCGAGATTCGCAAGTACCGCAACGGCGAGTCGACGACGTTTCTGGTCGACCAGCGCCAGATCACGTTCGTGCAAAACGAGGGGCTCGAACTCCAAGCGCAGACCTCGCTCAACAAAGCCGTCGTCGAGCTGCAACGCGTCGACGGCTCGATTCTCAGCCGGAACGGCGTCTCGCTGAATACGCTCGGAACGGGAGCGATCACACCGTGA
- the pgl gene encoding 6-phosphogluconolactonase yields MTREQGHLLISDTPAQVARALAETFVGRGRGAIEERGRFAVSLAGGTTPKAAYALLAQPPYANALDWKAIEVFFGDERCVPPDHDQSNYKMANDAFIQPLHIPPERVHRMRGEDDPRRAAAAYRVELIGTLGPQPRFDLVMLGMGPDGHTASLFPGTDPLTHDEELVRAVYSQSQAQWRITLTPQVLNGARTVVFAVEGAAKAATLAAVREGPYDPTTYPAQIIAPADGELIWLVDKAAAGVS; encoded by the coding sequence ATGACGCGCGAGCAGGGACATCTGCTGATCTCCGATACGCCCGCGCAGGTTGCGCGCGCGCTGGCCGAAACCTTCGTCGGTCGCGGCCGCGGCGCGATCGAGGAACGCGGGCGCTTCGCGGTATCGCTCGCCGGCGGAACCACGCCGAAAGCCGCGTATGCGTTGCTTGCGCAGCCCCCGTACGCGAACGCGCTCGACTGGAAGGCGATTGAGGTCTTCTTCGGCGACGAGCGCTGCGTACCGCCCGACCACGATCAATCGAATTACAAGATGGCGAACGACGCCTTCATTCAGCCGCTGCACATTCCGCCGGAGCGCGTGCATCGCATGCGCGGCGAAGACGACCCGCGCCGCGCCGCCGCCGCGTACCGCGTCGAGTTGATCGGCACGCTCGGACCGCAGCCGCGCTTCGATTTGGTGATGCTCGGCATGGGTCCCGACGGTCACACCGCCTCGCTCTTCCCCGGAACCGATCCGCTCACCCACGACGAAGAGCTGGTGCGCGCGGTCTACTCGCAGTCCCAAGCGCAGTGGCGCATCACGCTGACCCCGCAGGTGCTCAATGGCGCGCGCACGGTCGTCTTCGCGGTCGAAGGCGCCGCCAAAGCCGCCACCCTGGCCGCCGTCCGCGAGGGTCCCTACGACCCGACGACCTATCCGGCGCAGATCATCGCGCCCGCCGACGGCGAACTCATCTGGCTCGTCGACAAAGCGGCGGCGGGGGTTTCGTGA
- a CDS encoding OpcA/G6PD domain-containing protein, with the protein MSLDIHPIVDALAAARHEPGSMKAATMTFAVFLGDAASSGWVRDRTRALADKHPSRVVIFDASKDGRERLVEPSGSRGEWIEIGVKEADASELGAALAMLELPEAPVILLWIADGLSTDERFLALARRANATICSSSVTHTDERPLRDLIGFIDLHPEIVIHDISYLRLVSWQELIAEFFDEPECRRELAVLRSIEVTAGSDAEMYYLLGWLASRLAWTPAASGVLASSSGPVKFELVHDGPPRRLSKVVLASEHATFSAAVQANDLNAICLDVTGTTTCGSRCTPVHTVDLASLVERAILSRTRDEVFIESLTMAKHIIDRQAV; encoded by the coding sequence GTGAGCCTCGACATCCATCCGATCGTCGACGCGCTCGCCGCCGCTCGCCACGAACCCGGCTCCATGAAGGCCGCGACGATGACGTTCGCGGTCTTTTTGGGCGACGCGGCTTCGTCGGGCTGGGTACGCGACCGCACGCGCGCGCTCGCCGACAAACATCCTTCGCGGGTCGTGATCTTCGATGCGAGCAAGGACGGCCGCGAGCGATTGGTTGAGCCTTCCGGATCGCGCGGCGAGTGGATCGAGATCGGCGTGAAGGAAGCCGACGCGAGCGAACTCGGCGCGGCGCTTGCCATGCTGGAGCTTCCCGAGGCGCCGGTCATTCTGCTTTGGATCGCCGACGGGCTTTCGACCGACGAGCGCTTTCTCGCGCTGGCGCGACGGGCAAATGCTACGATCTGCAGCAGCTCGGTGACGCATACCGACGAGCGTCCCTTGCGCGATCTCATCGGATTCATCGATCTGCATCCGGAGATCGTCATTCACGACATCTCATATCTGCGGCTTGTCTCGTGGCAAGAGCTGATCGCGGAATTCTTCGATGAACCCGAGTGCCGCCGGGAACTCGCGGTGCTGCGCAGCATCGAGGTCACGGCCGGTTCGGACGCGGAGATGTACTACCTGCTCGGGTGGCTCGCCAGCCGTTTGGCCTGGACGCCGGCCGCAAGCGGAGTGTTGGCATCGTCCAGCGGCCCGGTGAAGTTCGAATTGGTCCACGATGGCCCACCGCGCCGTCTCTCGAAGGTGGTGCTCGCGTCCGAGCACGCGACGTTCAGCGCCGCCGTACAAGCGAACGATCTGAACGCGATCTGCCTGGACGTAACCGGGACGACGACGTGTGGTTCGCGCTGCACGCCGGTCCACACCGTCGACCTCGCCTCGTTGGTCGAGCGCGCGATCTTGAGCCGCACGCGCGATGAAGTTTTCATCGAATCGCTGACGATGGCCAAGCACATCATCGATCGCCAGGCCGTATGA
- the zwf gene encoding glucose-6-phosphate dehydrogenase, translated as MPDAVATVSVDGKAENPLRAGLQSERIGDPCSLVFFGASGDLFKRMLLPAIYSLRLHGILPNDFAVVGFSRSEYTDDEFRAYCKEQLDQFAPSDQKPQGAMWDDFAKRLSYVSGDFDNNKCYGLLAKRIAQNDKELGTKGNRLFYLSTPPSVFPTIINALGEVNLNAQQNGWARIVVEKPFGTDLASARALQAAVDRVFRESEVYRIDHYLGKEPVQDIMALRFANTIFEPVWNRNYVQSVQITAAEQLGVELRGGYYDHAGALRDMIQNHVMNLLALVAMEPPSSSDADAIRTEKFKVLQSIEPPQLSKVLEMAARGQYGAGSINGKPVPPYRQEPDVNPQSNTETFAAVRLEIENWRWAGVPFYLRSGKRLAKKTSEIAVTFKPIPHRIYGERTDTIEPDVLVMKIQPEEGVAMRFSAKVPGMKAHIRSVFMDFNYGTGFGVQSPPAYERLIGDAMRGDQTLFTRWDAVERAWEIVMPVLEVWQNTKDFTFPNYPSGSQGPQSAFTLFADWRPL; from the coding sequence ATGCCTGACGCAGTTGCCACCGTCTCGGTCGACGGAAAAGCGGAGAACCCGCTGCGCGCGGGCCTCCAAAGCGAACGGATCGGCGATCCGTGTTCGCTCGTGTTCTTCGGCGCGAGCGGCGATCTGTTCAAGCGCATGCTCCTGCCGGCGATATACTCGTTGCGGCTGCACGGTATTCTGCCCAACGACTTTGCCGTCGTCGGGTTCTCGCGCTCGGAATACACCGACGACGAATTTCGCGCGTACTGCAAGGAGCAGCTCGACCAATTCGCACCCTCCGATCAAAAACCGCAAGGCGCGATGTGGGACGACTTCGCGAAACGCCTGAGTTACGTCAGCGGCGATTTCGACAACAACAAGTGCTACGGTCTCCTGGCCAAGCGGATCGCGCAGAACGACAAGGAATTGGGCACCAAGGGAAACCGGCTCTTCTACCTCTCGACCCCGCCCTCGGTCTTTCCCACGATCATCAATGCGCTCGGTGAAGTCAATCTCAACGCGCAGCAAAACGGTTGGGCACGCATCGTCGTCGAAAAGCCGTTCGGCACGGACCTGGCGTCGGCGCGGGCGCTGCAAGCGGCAGTCGATCGCGTCTTTCGCGAGAGCGAAGTTTACCGCATCGACCATTACCTGGGCAAAGAGCCGGTGCAGGACATCATGGCGTTGCGCTTTGCAAATACGATCTTCGAACCGGTCTGGAACCGCAACTACGTGCAATCGGTGCAGATCACCGCGGCCGAACAGCTCGGCGTCGAGCTTCGCGGCGGGTACTACGATCACGCCGGCGCGCTACGCGACATGATTCAGAATCACGTGATGAATTTGCTCGCGCTGGTCGCGATGGAGCCGCCGTCGAGTTCGGATGCCGACGCGATCCGTACGGAAAAGTTCAAGGTACTGCAGTCGATCGAGCCGCCGCAGCTCAGCAAGGTGCTCGAGATGGCGGCGCGCGGACAGTACGGCGCCGGATCGATCAACGGCAAACCCGTTCCCCCCTATCGCCAAGAGCCCGACGTGAACCCGCAGTCCAATACCGAAACGTTCGCGGCGGTACGCCTCGAGATCGAGAATTGGCGCTGGGCCGGCGTCCCGTTTTATCTGCGTTCCGGCAAACGGCTCGCCAAGAAGACTTCCGAGATCGCGGTAACGTTCAAACCGATCCCGCACCGCATCTACGGCGAACGGACCGACACGATCGAGCCCGACGTGCTCGTGATGAAGATTCAGCCGGAGGAAGGCGTGGCAATGCGCTTTTCCGCCAAAGTTCCCGGGATGAAGGCGCATATCCGCAGCGTCTTCATGGATTTCAATTACGGCACGGGTTTCGGCGTGCAGTCGCCGCCTGCGTACGAACGCTTGATCGGCGATGCGATGCGCGGCGATCAGACCCTCTTCACGCGCTGGGACGCGGTGGAACGCGCATGGGAGATCGTCATGCCGGTGCTCGAGGTGTGGCAGAACACCAAGGATTTCACGTTTCCGAATTATCCGTCCGGTTCCCAAGGTCCGCAGTCGGCGTTCACGCTCTTCGCGGATTGGCGTCCGTTGTGA